Sequence from the Cololabis saira isolate AMF1-May2022 chromosome 9, fColSai1.1, whole genome shotgun sequence genome:
TCATTCTTGTTTTTCCTCAAGTCCTCCTCCAGTTGGCCTATTGTATCCTGTACAGGGAGAACAATTAAAGCGGTACATACAAATGAAGCATTTCACAGTTAGGGACTGAATAATTGAGAATAAGTCTCTTTTACTTTTCCCTGAAAGAATATTGCAACTTTGTTTGGTATGTTCTGGGGTTGTGATGTGGTTTACCTGGAATGCAGAGATCTCAGCGCTCTGCTTCTCCTCCACTTCCTGCAGTTGGTTTTCAAGAGATTGGTTAATGTCACGACAGGCGTCAATCTCCATCGTTCTTTCCTTGAGTAGCCGGCGGTACTCTGCAGCTTCATCCTTGGACTGGCGTGCGCTCTCCGTGTTGCGTGCAGAGCCCACGGTCATCACATTCATCTTGTCGCAGAACCATTCTTCGGCAGATTGGATGTTGCGTTGCGCCACCGTCTCATACTGCCCTCGGATCTCACGAAGTGCAGCGGAAAGGTCTGGTTTGGAGATCTCCATCTCCACTGACACATCTGCGCTATATTGTATTTGGGCCTGCAGCTCTTTGATTTCGCTTTCGTGGAGCCGCTTCAGGAAGGTCAGCTCATCCAGAAGGGTGCCGACTCTCTTGTCCAGCTCGGCCTGGCACATGGCAGCATCATCCGCATCCTTCCTGGCATCCATGAGTCGACCCTCTGCATCTTCTCTGCCGAGGGCTTCGTTCTCATAGCTCTTCTGCAGGTCCTTCAACACATTCTCCATCTCATCCCTGTGGTCCTGGGTCGCTTGCTTCTCATGGCGGGCCTCTTCGACAGCAGCACGTAGCTGGCGGATTTCATGCTCGTACAGGGCCTGGAGATTGGAAGGCTCAGCCTGCCTCtgcctgagcagcagcagctcggtCTCCAGCAACTTGTTCTGCTGCTCCAACTCATGGACCCTCTCGATGAAGCTTACGAAGCGGTCGTTCAGGTTCTGAAGCTCAGCCTTTTCCTGGGTCCTTAAAACTTTGAACTCAGAGCTGACTTGAGCTGCTTGGTCCAGGCGTAACTCTGTGGCTGCTGCAGACCCCGGAGAGGCAAGAACTTTGGAGTAACTTGAAAAAGATCGAGTGTACGTTGGATAACTTCTTCTTGATAATGCATGAGAGCTTATTGGTGCAGAGTAAGTGGAGAATGCAGACCGAGATCCAATTCCTCCTCCGGCTCCATAACCTGCACTGCGCACAGTTGTTCTCCTCGTGGACCTGGAAGGGAAGAAAGGGTCAAAGCTGGACGAAGCCAtggctggagagagaagagctACCCTGTGTCAGGAGATGTAGCTGGGTTGACTGCACAGTGAATCTGCATTACTCCGGCTTTTATACAGTCAGTAATGGCCGTGACGTCAGCTATTTTTCGCTAGCATgctgacagaaaaaaaattgattatGCTGCCCGCCAGCCCAGACAGTCTCAGCCAAGGGAGAGGTAGGGAGGGGTGTGGA
This genomic interval carries:
- the neflb gene encoding LOW QUALITY PROTEIN: neurofilament light chain b (The sequence of the model RefSeq protein was modified relative to this genomic sequence to represent the inferred CDS: deleted 2 bases in 1 codon), which translates into the protein MQIHCAVNPATSPDTVALLSPAMASSSFDPFFPSRSTRRTTVRSAGYGAGGGIGSRSAFSTYSAPISSHALSRRSYPTYTRSFSSYSKVLASPGSAAATELRLDQAAQVSSEFKVLRTQEKAELQNLNDRFVSFIERVHELEQQNKLLETELLLLRQRQAEPSNLQALYEHEIRQLRAAVEEARHEKQATQDHRDEMENVLKDLQKSYENEALGREDAEGRLMDARKDADDAAMCQAELDKRVGTLLDELTFLKRLHESEIKELQAQIQYSADVSVEMEISKPDLSAALREIRGQYETVAQRNIQSAEEWFCDKMNVMTVGSARNTESARQSKDEAAEYRRLLKERTMEIDACRDINQSLENQLQEVEEKQSAEISAFQDTIGQLEEDLRKNKNDMARYLKDYQDLLNVKMLLDIEIAAYRKLLEGEENRLNVAGPGSLYSQTTYAAPSFARTQFSVQPQFSSGAPYLLSSRLYSSMLSTEEVISASQAQQAEASPTQAEGEDQVEEKEEEEEEDGKEEEVEDEQDEEGEDEEIKEEEKQEEEEEEEEEEEKQAGDEDEHEDGEAEDGDDGGEGGEETQPEEEKTNEQKEEDGDEAEAEEPAEAEEKSGKTPAKKV